The window GTAGAAACTGCTGGTCAACCTTTGGGATAGACCCTGGCGATCAGGCCACTCGATTGGCCTGGCTAGAGCAAGCTAAAATTATTTGGGACAGGCCTTTGTTCATGGAAATCATCCTTCAAGCATCCTGGAGCATTTGGAAGGAAAGGAACAACAAACTTTTCAGAAATATTATCCCCTCCTACCACTCCTGGCTCGCCAGATTCAGAGAAGAGTTTAGTCTCCTCCAatatagaggaaaagacaacaagaaggatttCATCTTCTTGCTTTTAGATTCCCTACCATCTGATTAATTGTACTCCTTAGACCTTTTCTATCCCCTGGGGGGAGACATGTACATGATGTAACTACTCCTTGTAATTTGTTATAAATATTAATATATAtgacagtgggagcctctcccactgtcctgGTTCCTCAAAAAAACAATCTGATGATATTAGTTTTGCCAACCAACTTTTTGTTGGCCCTACAATGAACCTTTCCCGACCAACTATAGGACAAGGCTTCCTTTTGCCGATCGATGGTTCGTAAATATTTTGCCAATGGTATGGTCCGTTACATTTGTAGGAGTGACCGAAACACCCAATAGGTTTATAAAATGATAGGTGCATGTTTGACGATTCAATGTATGGTCCGTTACACAAGATATCCATTACAAAATGATAGCTACAAGATCATTGTTTTTGCTCCGTTACAGAAGATATCTAGTTGACGCAAACTGATAGCTACAAGATCATTGTTTTTGCTCCATTACAGAAGATATCTACTTCTTGGTCCTCTTTGTCTTTCCTACAGAATCCAACAGCAACCTGGAAAGACAAAAAAGCATACAATTAATATATATGCAAGCTGATGAAATTTCCTTTCCACTAAGTAGATttgtactccctctctctcagtttacaaggcgtgcgcgtacccctaggtcgtcaatttgaccaacctaatacaagtaatatattacaaaaaatataccaatataagcttcagatgttctattttcaaaagacataatttttgtgttatatagttcctGGTGGCAACAATAGATACATTGGGGATACTATAAATACATTGGGGATACTATAGTTTGTAAAACTATGGTATGTACTTGGACCAAACACCTCAAAGTATTTTCAAAACTACAGTTTTTTCTAGAAACTAGGCCAATACCCATGCGTTGCAACAGGGGAAATAGATGTATATATTGATGATATATTCAAGTGATACTCTCAAGAATCAACTCAACCAAAAATTTGCTTGTGCATTAAAACAGGAGAAAAAGGTATACTTACATTATTAAAAGAACACGTGTGCAAGGCATGAGGATCAAGCTCTGCTGATGTGATAGAAGTAGAAGAACTTCCGAAAATTCTGAAGCACGAACATTTGCCGGGCTATCTTCCTGGGCTTTTTGCCAGGCAACCAGTATGAGCTCACACAGAAGTTTGAGTTCACACACTTGTTGCTTCTGTCCCCAATTTCCCATAATCACATTGCTTAAGCGGCAAGTCCTGTCATAGATTATATACTGCTAGAAAATCCGGTGCAAAAAATGAGAAGTCAACTATAGTAAGTGCCATAAACATTTAAAGTTTGTTTGCTCGATGCAATGAAACCTTCCATTTAAAACAACTAATTACTTGTATTCATATAC is drawn from Triticum dicoccoides isolate Atlit2015 ecotype Zavitan chromosome 6B, WEW_v2.0, whole genome shotgun sequence and contains these coding sequences:
- the LOC119323632 gene encoding uncharacterized protein LOC119323632 isoform X2 translates to MLSGLSTAGTTPSCYIQQSCRPLPSPTSPISTTKGQTAAAASWIGAACCWATAEYIIYDRTCRLSNVIMGNWGQKQQVCELKLLCELILVAWQKAQEDSPANVRASEFSEVLLLLSHQQSLILMPCTRVLLIMLLLDSVGKTKRTKK
- the LOC119323632 gene encoding uncharacterized protein LOC119323632 isoform X1, whose protein sequence is MLSGLSTAGTTPSCYIQQSCRPLPSPTSPISTTKGQTAAAASWIGAACCWATAEHIGAALGDFSKSSRPRGSLCGHERTCRLSNVIMGNWGQKQQVCELKLLCELILVAWQKAQEDSPANVRASEFSEVLLLLSHQQSLILMPCTRVLLIMLLLDSVGKTKRTKK